From one Lotus japonicus ecotype B-129 chromosome 3, LjGifu_v1.2 genomic stretch:
- the LOC130747984 gene encoding ethylene-responsive transcription factor ERF039-like, translating to MSITETEEAHSHSQAGKAENSAVASTKLKSESRMFRGVRKRSWGRYVSEIRLPGQKTRIWLGSFASPEMAARAYDSAAFFLKGASAYLNFPELVHSLPRPLSSSRRDIQSAAAKAAALRLPCSSSKTEHHDSMEKKTEECWWEELGQHDPTTSSFHDAPLMSPLSTFGDFTWNDLVFNFNDEYDGILTSTLF from the coding sequence ATGTCCATCACAGAAACAGAGGAAGCCCATTCTCATTCTCAAGCTGGAAAAGCAGAAAACAGTGCAGTTGCATCGACGAAGCTGAAGAGTGAGTCCAGAATGTTCCGCGGGGTGCGCAAACGCAGCTGGGGACGCTATGTTTCCGAGATAAGACTGCCGGGTCAGAAAACCAGGATATGGCTCGGCTCATTCGCTTCGCCGGAAATGGCCGCTCGGGCATACGACTCCGCCGCCTTCTTCTTGAAAGGAGCCTCCGCCTACCTCAATTTCCCCGAACTGGTTCACTCTCTGCCTCGCCCTCTCTCCTCATCCCGGAGAGACATTCAATCCGCCGCCGCTAAAGCTGCCGCTCTCCGCCTCCCCTGTTCTTCTTCGAAAACAGAGCATCACGATTCCATGGAGAAGAAGACGGAAGAGTGTTGGTGGGAGGAGTTGGGACAACATGATCCCACGACGTCGTCGTTTCATGATGCTCCTCTTATGAGCCCTCTCTCCACCTTTGGAGATTTCACATGGAATGATTTAGTGTTTAATTTCAATGATGAGTATGATGGCATTCTCACATCAACTCTTTTTTAG
- the LOC130747979 gene encoding PHD finger protein At1g33420, whose protein sequence is MVVNERPSKRMKRRVTADLYDFLSFPSAGDVSPAAVPFRNRIQRFLSDHARVTFPPSLFPALMTWQILFRVGELVDGPDLSPAMVALDIVEEDVTRSRTSVYCDQCRVVGWSGHPVCRKRYHFIIRAASDAVEGYQRPCSRCGSLLQLSEPRCKSCNFAITADDLEEWVYLQIEDNTHLLHGVVHANGYGHLLTLNGREGGAELLSGADIMGFWDRLCAAISVRKVSVMDLSKKFGLEYRLLHAITKGHSWYGNWNYEFGTGSYALTHDTYKKAVKTLSSMPLSSFIFQHRGPPNRLQCVISLYQSLADTELLTIKDLFSFLLALIHGFRKPMAVSTSKQLEDTSTCNTLCAWMRNDVEDVQQALIKVLLASGAYSEAKWVTRRALKGAVCRGVASPELLDYCLKHFQGKLAANGMVVCSRCNPVSSAIEYRLELLSNAFIANSSSPSEEQVISDLTFLFNSIIHPDKMVSYRPKDLRKRVTDSARTLLDCKQFMKDYKLDQMTEELPSVIRLWCHVELSDQPKDDPSPPLELIVLPLNATVADLKNEVTSAFQEVYAMYKRFQAEELLGYGSVSDSLTVKFLFGTSGSVQIRGRCPAKHGLSRFRMERGTEVWKVDCTCGAKDDDGERMLECDTCGVWLHTRCAGVDNSNGMPSKFVCIRCVISYREETEKMPESGGKADEACKLNIYCRDEAVGTDCAAVSCNIAVNFGVR, encoded by the exons ATGGTGGTTAACGAGAGACCCTCCAAGAGGATGAAGCGGAGGGTCACCGCCGATCTCTATGATTTCCTCTCCTTTCCCTCCGCCGGCGATGTCTCCCCCGCCGCCGTGCCCTTCCGGAACCGCATTCAGCGCTTCCTCTCCGACCATGCACGCGTCACTTTCCCTCCCTCCCTCTTTCCCGCTCTCATGACGTGGCAAATCTTGTTCCGTGTCGGAGAACTCGTCGATGGCCCTGATCTCTCGCCGGCCATGGTTGCCCTCGACATTGTTGAGGAGGACGTCACCCGTTCCCGTACTTCTGTCTACTGTGACCAGTGCAGAGTCGTTG gGTGGAGTGGTCATCCAGTGTGTCGAAAGCGATACCATTTCATAATTCGGGCTGCAAGTGATGCTGTCGAAGGATATCAAAGACCTTGTTCAAGATGCGGAAGTCTTCTCCAGCTATCTGAACCAAG GTGTAAATCGTGTAACTTTGCCATTACTGCTGATGATCTTGAGGAATGGGTGTATCTTCAAATTGAAGATAACACCCATCTTCTGCATGGTGTTGTCCACGCCAATGGCTATGGTCACCTGCTTACTCTTAATGGAAGAGAAGGTGGCGCGGAGCTTCTCTCTGGAGCTGATATTATGGGTTTCTGGGATAGGCTATGTGCTGCAATTTCTGTCAG GAAGGTGAGCGTGATGGATTTGTCCAAGAAATTTGGACTGGAATATCGATTGCTTCATGCAATCACCAAGGGACATTCCTGGTATGGCAATTGGAATTATGAATTTGGGACTGGCAGCTATGCTCTCACCCATGATACATACAAGAAAGCAGTAAAGACCTTGTCAAGCATGCCCTTGTCCTCATTTATATTCCAGCACCGAGGGCCGCCAAACCGCCTGCAGTGTGTCATTTCTCTTTACCAGTCTCTGGCAGATACTGAACTTTTAACAATTAAAGATCTCTTCTCCTTTTTGTTGGCATTGATTCATGGATTTCGTAAACCCATGGCTGTGAGCACATCTAAACAGCTTGAAGACACCAGTACATGCAATACATTGTGTGCTTGGATGAGAAATGATGTTGAAGATGTGCAACAGGCTTTGATCAAGGTATTGCTTGCATCGGGGGCATATAGTGAGGCCAAATGGGTGACAAGGCGTGCTCTCAAAGGTGCAGTATGCAGGGGGGTTGCATCTCCAGAGCTTTTAGATTACTGTCTCAAGCACTTCCAAGGGAAATTAGCTGCCAATGGAATGGTGGTTTGTTCACGATGCAATCCTGTTTCTAGTGCTATTGAATACAG GCTAGAACTTCTGAGTAATGCATTTATAGCAAATTCAAGCTCTCCCTCAGAAGAGCAAGTGATCTCTGATTTGACATTCTTATTCAATTCAATCATTCACCCTGACAAAATGGTGAGCTACAGGCCTAAGGATTTGAGGAAAAGGGTGACTGATTCAGCCAGGACGCTCCTTGACTGTAAGCAGTTTATGAAGGATTACAAGCTTGATCAGATGACTGAAGAACTGCCTTCAGTCATTAGGCTGTGGTGTCATGTGGAGCTTTCTGATCAGCCTAAAGATGACCCATCCCCACCTCTAGAGCTGATTGTGTTGCCTTTGAATGCTACTGTTGCTGACCTCAAGAACGAAGTCACCAGTGCTTTCCAAGAGGTTTATGCAATGTATAAAAGGTTTCAAGCCGAGGAGCTCCTGGGATATGGGTCAGTAAGTGATTCCCTCACAGTAAAATTCCTGTTTGGAACAAGTGGGTCAGTCCAAATTCGAGGTAGATGCCCAGCTAAACATGGGCTAAGCCGATTCCGAATGGAACGTGGAACAGAAGTGTGGAAAGTTGATTGCACTTGCGGGGCAAAGGATGATGATGGAGAAAGAATGCTAGAATGTGATACTTGTGGTGTTTGGCTGCATACTAGATGCGCGGGTGTTGATAATTCTAATGGCATGCCTTCCAAGTTTGTATGTATAAGATGTGTGATCTCATACCGTGAGGAAACTGAAAAGATGCCAGAGTCTGGTGGCAAGGCTGATGAGGCTTGTAAATTGAACATATATTGCAGAGATGAAGCAGTGGGAACAGATTGTGCAGCAGTTTCCTGCAACATAGCTGTGAATTTTGGTGTGCGTTGA
- the LOC130747978 gene encoding protein BEARSKIN2-like — translation MASSNGGVPPGFRFHPTDEELLHYYLKKKVSFQKFDMDVIREVDLNKMEPWDLQERCKIGSTPQNEWYFFSHKDRKYPTGSRTNRATNAGFWKATGRDKCIRNSYMKIGMRKTLVFYKGRAPHGQKTDWIMHEYRLEDANDPEGNTNEDGWVVCRVFKKKNLFKIGNNEGSSAHNSEQPINNSSGANARSFMHRDNQYLLLQQQNTRNPSGFELDKPELGLHHYPHLQNQPQYALFQSQQPLLQSHKPMVYNDYSYASSLPSDPPLKQLMTNPRDCESGSDGLRYQVSESGMEVGSCEPPQEMGGGRGEGMNEWGVLDRLVTSHLGNEDSTKEVRFDDANPQSVHQINQLSLRGEMDFWGYAKQ, via the exons ATGGCTTCTTCTAATGGTGGTGTTCCTCCGGGATTTCGATTTCATCCAACGGATGAAGAGCTTCTTCATTACTACTTGAAGAAGAAGGTGTCCTTTCAAAAGTTTGACATGGATGTTATTAGGGAGGTGGACTTGAACAAGATGGAGCCTTGGGACTTACAAG AAAGATGTAAAATTGGATCAACCCCACAAAACGAGTGGTATTTCTTCAGTCACAAGGACAGAAAGTACCCTACAGGGTCAAGGACCAATAGGGCAACAAACGCAGGGTTTTGGAAAGCTACCGGCAGAGACAAGTGCATACGAAATAGCTACATGAAGATTGGAATGAGAAAAACTCTTGTTTTCTACAAAGGCAGGGCTCCTCATGGACAAAAGACTGATTGGATCATGCACGAGTATCGCCTTGAAGATGCAAATGATCCTGAAGGAAATACCAAT GAAGATGGGTGGGTGGTGTGCAGGGTGTTTAAGAAGAAGAACTTATTCAAGATTGGAAATAATGAAGGTAGCTCCGCTCACAATTCAGAGCAACCAATCAACAACTCCTCAGGAGCCAATGCCCGCTCTTTCATGCACAGGGACAACCAATACTTGCTACTACAACAACAAAACACTAGGAACCCATCAGGGTTTGAGCTGGATAAACCTGAGCTTGGTCTTCATCACTATCCACACTTGCAAAACCAACCTCAATACGCACTTTTCCAATCCCAACAACCTCTTCTTCAGAGCCACAAACCAATGGTTTACAATGACTATTCTTATGCATCATCTCTACCCTCAGATCCCCCTCTCAAGCAGCTCATGACAAACCCTAGAGATTGTGAGAGTGGTAGTGATGGCCTGAGATACCAAGTTTCAGAATCCGGTATGGAAGTCGGCTCGTGTGAACCGCCTCAAGAAATGGGTGGTGGAAGAGGTGAAGGAATGAATGAATGGGGGGTGCTTGATAGGCTAGTGACTTCTCATCTTGGAAATGAAGACTCAACTAAAGAGGTCAGGTTTGATGATGCAAACCCACAATCTGTCCACCAAATCAACCAACTTTCTTTGCGGGGAGAAATGGACTTTTGGGGCTATGCAAAACAATGA
- the LOC130747985 gene encoding DNA repair RAD52-like protein 1, mitochondrial: MASASSCSLKLKDLSRGAICCWKWNRCYSKFSHGIDEGEDASIPSSGICRPLSAILKELNKKVPDSLVKTRLENDGTPIRYIPWHVVNRILNLHAPEWSGEVRNISYSADAKSVSVVYRVTLYGTDAEIFRESTGTASVSDTSYGDPVQKAEAMAFRRACARFGLGLHLYHEDAP; encoded by the exons ATGGCGTCAGCGTCTTCTTGTTCCCTGAAATTGAAAGACTTGAGCAGAGGAGCAATCTGTTGTTGGAAGTGGAATCGCTGTTACTCCAAGTTCAGCCATGGAATCGACGAGGGTGAGGATGCTTCGATTCCGAGTTCGGGAATCTGCAGGCCACTCTCTGCAATACTGAAGGAGCTCAACAAGAAAGTCCCCGATTCCCTAGTCAAAACCCGCCTCGAGAACGACGGCACACCCATCAGATACATTCCCTG GCATGTTGTGAACCGCATTTTGAACTTACACGCTCCTG AGTGGTCTGGTGAGGTTCGAAACATCTCCTATTCTGCTGATGCCAAGTCTGTCTCTGTTGTTTACCGCGTTACCCTTTACGGGACTGATGCTGAG ATTTTTAGGGAATCAACTGGTACTGCTTCAGTGAGTGACACAAGTTATGGAGATCCTGTACAGAAGGCTGAAGCAATGGCATTTCGCAGAGCTTGTGCACGCTTTGGGCTGGGGCTCCATCTTTATCATGAAGACGCACCATAA
- the LOC130747981 gene encoding probable beta-1,3-galactosyltransferase 8, producing the protein MRGKPASGKTILILCTACFLAGTLFTGQMWTRPSNHENAVVSVRHDCDHKRKLTEGRPGDVMEEVTKTHQAIKSLDKAVSTLEMELTAARTGQTGGQHLRQHAPNHSLKKAFVVIGINTAFSSKSRRDSIRETWLPKGNQLKELEKEKGIVVRFMIGHSTTPGSILDKAIDAEEAEHKDFLRLDHVEGYHELSAKTRLYFSTVISMWDAEFYVKVDDDIHLNLGVLVSTLAKYRSRPRVYIGCMKSGPVLYQKGVKYHEAEHWKFGEEGNKYFRHATGQLYAISKDLATYISINWPILHKYANEDVSLGSWLLGLEVEHVDERSMCCGTPPDCDWKARSGNMCAASFDWSCSGICKSVERMKDIHKACGEGDGAVWNVEL; encoded by the exons ATGAGGGGAAAACCAGCTTCAGGAAAAACCATTTTGATTCTGTGCACTGCATGCTTTCTTGCCGGAACACTCTTCACAGGGCAAATGTGGACACGCCCCTCCAACCATGAAAATGCAGTGGTGTCAGTAAGACATGATTGTGACCATAAGCGA AAATTGACTGAAGGAAGACCTGGTGATGTAATGGAGGAAGTCACAAAGACCCATCAAGCTATCAA GTCTCTGGATAAGGCAGTTTCAACATTGGAAATGGAACTGACAGCAGCTAGGACAGGCCAAACTGGTGGGCAGCACTTGCGCCAGCATGCTCCTAACCACAGTTTAAAGAAAGCTTTTGTGGTGATTGGCATCAACACAGCCTTCAGCAGCAAAAGCAGAAGAGACTCCATCCGTGAAACATGGTTACCTAAAG GAAATCAACTGAAGGAACTAGAGAAAGAGAAGGGCATTGTTGTAAGGTTCATGATCGGACATAGCACCACGCCAGGCAGCATTCTTGATAAGGCAATTGATGCAGAAGAGGCAGAACACAAAGACTTCCTGAGGTTAGACCATGTTGAGGGCTACCATGAGCTATCTGCCAAGACACGCCTCTATTTCTCCACAGTTATTTCTATGTGGGATGCTGAGTTCTATGTTAAGGTTGACGATGACATCCATCTAAATCTAG GTGTGCTAGTGAGTACACTTGCCAAGTACCGATCAAGACCCAGGGTTTATATTGGTTGCATGAAATCTGGTCCAGTTCTATATCAAAA AGGAGTGAAATATCATGAGGCTGAGCACTGGAAGTTTGGAGAAGAAGGGAACAAGTATTTCAGGCATGCCACTGGACAACTATATGCCATCTCCAAGGATCTTGCTACCTATATATCCATCAATTG GCCCATACTACACAAATATGCAAATGAAGATGTGTCTTTGGGGTCATGGTTATTGGGCCTAGAAGTTGAACATGTAGATGAACGCTCTATGTGTTGCGGAACACCTCCAG ATTGTGATTGGAAGGCAAGGTCAGGAAATATGTGTGCGGCTTCTTTTGATTGGTCATGCAGTGGTATCTGTAAATCCGTGGAAAGAATGAAGGACATTCACAAAGCTTGTGGGGAGGGAGATGGAGCTGTTTGGAATGTTGAACTCTAA